The sequence below is a genomic window from Methanosarcinales archaeon Met12.
GCTGTCGAACACGATATTCAACGTATGCAAGTGCATCAACGTCGTGGAGACTTTGATTGCCATCGTCGTGATGTCGATTTCAGGTAACACGGTGTTAACATCCGGTCCATGATGGGACGGCAGTTTTACAGGGTCAGGCATGATGGCGTTGATAGGTCCTTTTTTGACGTCTCCAGGGTCTGTAGCACGTCGAACCAAGACTGCTCGCACCTTTTTTATGCCGAACGCCTCATTTAGAGGATGAATGACCCTGCAGAGGCCGGTGGTGTTACACGAAACTACTCTGACGAAATCCCGCCCGATAGCGCCTGCATAATTACATTCGGCATTGAATGAAAATCCCGCAACATCGTGCTTCTCCCCTCCTTCGAAGATCGCTTTGATTTCTGCTTCCTCATACATTGGCTTGTTTTTGGCTCCCATCCCTTCGGGTGTGCAGTCGACGACAATATCTGCTTCACCCAGCATATCGTAGATCGTTCCAACGATATCGATTCCTGCCATTTCGAAATCGTCGCACTTTTCTGGAATTGCCGCATACAAGTCATATCCCCTCTCGATAGCCAGCTTGGCTTCAAAATTGGGTCGTGTCTTTGCGACGCCCACGACCTCCATGTCGTCTTGAGCTTTTACCGCATCTGCTATCCTTTTGCCAATCGTTCCATACCCATTTATCGCCACTTTAATCATTTACATCCCTCAACATGTTATCATAGGTCTTATCTCATTCTTAAAATAATAGCTTTATGTAATCCTGATTAAAACTCAAAAATCCTCATATTCCTGTGGGAAATCTATGGCCATAAGAAGCGCCTATATATAATTTCACAGGCACCTTTTTTATGATATCTCTTTTTGTACCATAAATTTCAATATCAGCTTCCACATACTTTTTATCTATAGGAATAATTGGATTATTCTCATCAAGTATCAGCAATTCTTTACTCTCTTCAGGCTCTAGTTTGAACGAGCTTATTGATTTTTCCTTTATGATATATCTAATATGCTATCGTATTTAGATGAATTAACAGCCGGATTCACAAGCAAAAAACTGGACTGGATCTACGTTACACAAAATTCAGCTCGGCAACATATTGGATTTATTTCCCGAAACATATCTATCGAAATATAACTGCCACCTTTGGTCACGTATTTATATATCTAAAATCAACTCATTTACGTGCAAACGATTAAAGTGATATTATTCCTGCTGACCATATGCACGCTATTATCCGTAGCATCTGCCACAATTGTCGACGTCGATTCCCCTGCAGTCACAAGAGGCGCTGTTTTATTGATCGTCGATGGCATGGGCTCATCATACATCTATCCAGAATTCACCCCATATGCATTGGATGGAAGTGCCCTTAATCGGGCAAATGTAAGCAACATCATGCTGATCGCAGACGGTGGAGCGCGTGTCCTGGATATCAGAGCACCCCAGACCAGCACTGCCCCTGGACATTCCGTCCTCGTCACCGGCTACTCGCGCGCGGATACCGAGCTGGTCGGGCGCGGTTGGGCGACGATATTTGACGTTTTGCGCGTCCATGACTATCTCTGCCTTGCCGTGATGCAGAAGGGTGACTTCAAAGAGATGCGCGCTAAACAGGATGCCATCCTCTTTGATGCATCCGCCTCGATTCGAAATCCATCCATAGACATGGAAGCCCGTCCACATGTGCCAGCTGGTTTGCATGAATTGATGCAAACATGGCAGAAAAGGCTCCCTAACTATCTGGATGGCAAAGAGGGAGTTGAGAGATACGCTGCATATAATGGGTGGGCCATCGATGCTTCGAATGCAATCATACGCTATATGGCTGAAAACCATCCCACTCAGAAGTTTCTGCTCACTGTGAACGTGGGTGCAGTGGACTTGGCAGGCCATTATCTCGGCTCAGAGCGATATGTGAAGGTGATCGAAGAGTTGGATAGGGACTTGTACGAGCTGTATCAAACATGTATCGAGAAGGATATTGTGCTCATCATAACCGCCGACCATGGAATGGCGTTTCCAAGACAGGGTGCACGTGGCGGACATGCCTCGGATAAATATGCGGACACGCTCGAAGCTCAGCGGATTCCCTTGATAATATCTGGCCCAAATGTACGGGTGGGCGTAGTTGAGTCTGGCAGGCAGAGTGACATTGCACCAACGTTGCTCAGCATATTAGACGTCATGGACACGTTACCGTACTCTGATGGCGGGGTCATTCTTATTAAAGAATATGCAAACCTGCGAGTCGTCACAGGGTCCCCGATGGATATAGTACTCCAGAAAGACGGTGTAGTCATATCATCGGTCACCAGCGATGACGTCACGTTCGTTGGATTGGCGTTCGGCAACTACACCATATTTGCTGGACCTCACATCGAACGCATCGATATTCAACATGATACAATACTCGAAATAGACGTGCGTGCGGTAGGCAGCCATGACAGACTATTTATCGCGGTTGCGATGATATCGATCATCGTGGGTGGAGGGTTGGTAGCGATATGGAAAATTATGAAAGATTAAACGATTATATCGCCAAGCCATGATTTAGCAACCTTTTTAAGTATTGTGCAGGATACAATTAATCTATATGGCTGGCAATATAATATTTATATGTGGACCTGAGTATTCAGGAAAAACATATATGGCGCTCGGTTTGGCGGAGAGATTGGGTGACTTTGGCATATCACAAGTCATCTTCAACGTCGGGGAGCTCTTCAGGTTAGAAATGAAGCTATTGAACTCGGAGAAAACTACCACGCTCGTAATAGATGAGCCAAAAAAAATGCCACATACAACGGTAAGCAAATATAAACTTGCCGAAACGATTATTCGCATGACATCTCGGGGTAATAATATAATAATGACGGGACATCCAGGGGAAAGTATCTACGACACATTGGTCGAAACGGGGGCGAAATTCATAGCATCCCGCGATATCAACATAATTGGAATAGAACTGTATAGCTACAATGACCCCAGTTATTTGAGTGTCATGAACATAACACCGAGTAAGGATATTCTAGAAAAGTACGATGCCAGACTCAAAGAAGCCATAAAATCATAAATGAGCGAGAGACCTTTAATGGAGAATTTTAGTGAGTGGAATGTTGGATATCGGCGTGATGAGAATACTCGTGTGCATTCCCTTTCTGCTCTATGCTTGCTATTCTGATCTAAAGAATAGACGCGTCTCAAATTTAGTATGGCTTCCAATGATTGGAGTCGGAGCGGTTTTAGCACTTCTCGATTTCATCGATCACGGCTTCATCTCGCTTCTCAATTTTGGGCTTTCTGTGATGCTGATTTCTGCATTCGCATACGTACTTTTTAAAATGGGCGCATTTGGTGGAGCGGATGCCAAGGCCATCATCTCACTCGCGATAGTGGTCCCAACGTTCCATCCCATCAGATTGTTTGAACATTCAATTCCATTGGCTGGCATTCCGCCACTTAATCTATTTGCGTTCAGCACTTTCGGGAACGCCCTCATACTGACGAGCGTAGTTCCATTCTTCGTATTCATCTACAATTTGGTTCACTTGAACCGTGATGAAATGATGGAAAAGCCAGCATATCTATTCCTAGGATATAAATCCAAGATATCGGAATTGAAAAACCGACGACATATCAGGCTGATGGAAAATTACGTCGAAGAAGGGGGCAGAGTCATCCGTAAATTCAGTCGCAGAGGCATCGCGATAGACGAGGAGGTCGTGGAAACTCTCCAGCGATTTGCAAAGGAGGGCAAAATACCGGAAAGGATATGGATAACGCCGGGTCTGCCCTTCATGATTCCGCTGACATTAGGATTTATAACGGCAGTAGTCTACGGAGACTTCATCTATCTGATCATTATCAGTATCCTCGGGACGTGAAACCACCTAAACTCACTACGCAACACTCTGAATCAGTGTGATAACTTCCTTAAACTCTGCCTCGCCATCTATTTTGACGATAGGAATTCCCAAAAAGGTAATATCCTCCAATGGGACGACCGCTCCGGCCACAATAGTAGATTCTCCATCATTCCATATGGCCAAGATTCCCCTTATCCTCACAGAGCCACCCTCATAATGGACTGTGCCCTCGTATATTTTAGCGTATGCCACGTATCCTGCATCGATTTTAATCGTTTTAACCTCAGTTTGCTGCACATCAGGGGCGTTCTCCCTCATGGACTCCAGGAATTGTCCCTCCATCGCATCAAGAACCATATCGGACGGCGGAACAATATCGAGGGGAAATACCACTCGCACGGTCATCATATAAGACGTCGCATCTGATAATCCGGCCGTATGGCGTTCTATTCTATCTTGTAGCTCCTTGTCCTTATAAGTCAGCATCGCAGTGTTTATCTCAAGCGTGAGAAAAGTTGTATTTAAAATTTCCATGGTCTGTTTCTGTACATCACCTTCCTGAATCCATTCAGCCCTTACAAGTGCGCCCTCATCCACTCTGGCAGCGCCCGCCTCTTTTGGTTCGATGCACCCCGCAGCAGTTGTGACGATAGCCAAAATAACCAGAGCCACCAATAATTTCTTCATAATGTATTATCCTCCTCCACGAGCACATTAAACTTTTGCTAAACTTTCATAAGACAATAGGTACATTAAGCCTGAATGATGGTCATGAGGAAGGCACTGCTGATTACCGGAAACAGCATTCATAACGCCAATATGTATTATTTTACAAAGTTTCTGACATCAAGTTCCATGGTCTATATAAAGGGCGATAAAAAGGAGTTCATCGTACTCTCCCAGATGGAAGTGGAACGGGCCAAGAAAGAGTCGAAAATCCTGGACATAAGGTCCACTGCTGATTATGGGTTTAAGGAGATGGTCAAAAAGTATGGTCCAAAAAAGGCGCGTTACGAACTGCTGTACAAAATCCTGCATGAAGAAGGCATTTCGAGTATAAACGTGCCGAACGATTTTTCATTTTATGTCGCTGGAGAACTGAAAAAGAAAGGAGTTGGCATACATCTGGCCGAGGAGCTCGATAGAGACAGAGAAGTCAAGAGTGAAGTGGAAATCGAATGCATCACGCGCACACAGCGCGCGTGTGAAAAGGCGATGCGCGCTGCCTTGAACGTTATCAAGGGAGCAGATGTAACGTCTGATAAATTGAACATCACCTCTGAGCAGGTGAAAACCATCATCGAACATGAACTGGTTGACAACCAATGCAGGATGGAGGACCCTATTGTATCATGCGGTGAGCAAAGCAGCAATCCCCACTGCGTCGGCTCGGGAGCATTATTGCAAGATGCGCCAATTCTTATAGATATTTTTCCATATCATAAAAAAGAACGCTATTATGCGGACATGTCGCGTACATTCTTGAGAGGTACCCCTGCCCCAGAGATAAAAGAGATGTATCGAACTGTTTTGGATGCACAGGAAGTTGCGTTTAACACCATCAGGGCTGGCGTAACTGGAGAAGATGTTCACAATGCCGTGTGCGATTTGTTTGAGGAACGAGGGTATGGCACAGACAGAGCCAATGCGAAAATAGGATTTATTCATTCTACTGGCCATGGGATTGGCCTGGATATTCATGAAAATCCCTCTTTGAGCGAGGGTGGCTCTGAGCTGAGGGCGGGCAACGTAATCACAGTTGAGCCAGGACTATACGACCCAAAGTTCGGCGGGGTCAGGATAGAAGACCTGGTCGTCGTCACCAATAGGGGCCATCAGAACCTCACGAAATTTCCAAAACAACTGGTGATATGATGGATGGTGAAATTTTGGACAAATATAAGCAGGCAGGCAAAATCCTGGCAGAAGTGAGAAGTGCAGTAGTAAATAGGGTAAAGGTCGATGCATCCCTGCTGGAGGTGGCAGAATTCGTGGAGAACTCCATCAGGGAACATGGCGGACGGCCTGCGTTTCCATGCAACATCTCGCGAAATGATGAAGCAGCGCATGCAACCCCATCATATAATGACAAATCCGTGTTTGGAGAGGATATGGTCAAGCTCGACATCGGCGTACATGTAGATGGCTATATCGCCGATACTGCCGTGACGGTCGACCTAAGTGATAATCCAGAGCTGGTAGAGGCGACTGAGGTCGCATTGAAAAATGCCATTCAAATGATTCGCGCAGGCGTCAGTACTGCAGAGATAGGCGCTGTGATCGAAGAGAGCATAAACGAATTTGGATACAAGCCGGTGGCGAATCTTGCCGGCCATAGACTTGATAGATATATGCAGCACATGCCTCCGTCAATTCCAAATAGGCGGGTTGAACATGGTATCGTCCTCCGAGAAGGAGATGTGATCGCAATCGAACCATTTGCGACAAATGGTGCCGGGCATGTGTCTGAAGGAGTGTCCACTGAGATATATCGCCTAAAAAAACTGAAATCCGTGCGATTGCCCGCTGCCAGAAAGCTATTGAAGGATATCGAAGAGTACAAAACACTTCCATTTGCAAAACGATGGTTGCCACAGACGCGTCTGGACTTTATATTAAAACAACTGGAAGCAATGAGCATTGTACACCCATATCCAGTGCTCAAAGAAGACGCTGGTGGCTTGATTTCACAGGCAGAGCACACGATAATAGTAGAAGGGGATGGATGTCAGATAATTACGATATGAGATGTATTGTTAATTTAGAGTTTTTATGAGGGATTTAGAGAGAATTTACTGCAAAGTGGAAGTACCCCCCTCAAGGCTGTTGATGAATAATTATTTGAAAAAGCCATTATTGCACATTTATACTTTCCCTTCTGCCAAAAGAATTGTTCCATTTACTCCTGAATATAATCGCTTATTATCTGAATTGAATTCATATTTAACATCAAGTGATAAAGACTCTAACGAAAGAATTTTCCAATGTCTGCATTTGTAAATGTTTTTGTTACCTTCCCTACCTGCAATATACATCTCATATGAAACAATAAAATGGTGGGTATCATAAACAACTTTGAAATCCTCAGATGGAGAAAAATAGAAACTCCTCTGAGTCGTCTCAACATTCTCTTGATTATATGTTTACACTCCAAATAATAGGGCTTATCCTTGTAATGGTGCTGTTAACTTAAGCAGAAATGACGATTTCAAAACGCATAGCACCTACCTGTTTTACGTTTCAGGTAGTCCTTAAGTTAACACTGCCCTTGTAATAGAAGATAATATCTGGATAACCCATCGCTTTCTTCCTTCCGCTTGCACCTGAAGGGATATCAGGACTTAGATTATGACCTTCCATTGCTGATTTTATAAAACCTTCAATATCGTTCCCTACCTCGTTTGCCCTTGCCCTGATTATTCCACTCTCATTTATCTTTCTGCCGGCAATCAGAGTAACATCTTTCAAAATATCCAGAAGTTGATTGTCCTCCGGGTCATTGGAATCGAAAGGAATTACTTTTTTACCTGTCAGTGATTCAATTACCAAATTAAACGGGATTTCTTTCAAGGGCACAAGCATTTGCTTGATTACATTTTCAAGTTTGGAAATGTATTTTTCGTCTTTCATGATTAATTTCTCCTGTTTTTTGAAAAATTAAAATATTTTCTCTCTTCATCACATTATATAGCCCAAAGATAATTTTATTAATATTCCTGACTAGTTTAAATCCTATCTTTTCCATATAATCTATGGTAAACTCAACCGTTTTAACTTGTCTTCCTTGATAAGTCGCATTCCCGATAACAATGACAGCAAATTTTTGGGGTTTTAATATCCTATACATCTCATTATAAGACTGCTTCATATCCTCATTATAAAGATTAACTTTGTCTTGTCCTTTTCCTCTGACACCGATAAACTCTTCCCTAATTTCAGGTAGATTATATCCCAATGATTTTAAGGCGTGGGCATCATTTACGACATAATCTAAAGCAATAGAATAAGGGGGGGAGGTTATTATGCCATCAATACTTTCAGCATCTAAAGGTAATTTTCTAGAATCACCAACTTTTATATCCATTTCGCCTAATTTTAGGTCAAGCTCCTTTACTATCTGATGATAATCAGTAACTGAGGAAACCATCATTTCTAAATTTTTGAGGAAGGCGTTAGAAAAATTTCTTCCGCGTCTGGCATTGTCACTTATAGCAACTAACCTTGCCATCCTATAAAAATTTCTTACTTTTTCCTCTGGAATAACCTCAATAGTTTCATCAAGGGTTTTATTTTCAGTATTAAACAAAGGGGCTCCTATTTTGTCTCTTATTCTTTCTTTCCAATTTATAATATCTGCCAAAACATCTATAGATTCAACTTTAACTTTGCTTTGAAGCACACAAAGAGGAGATATATCAATACCAACACAGTTTATACCCAAAAGTTGAGCCTCTAAGGCAGTTGT
It includes:
- a CDS encoding type II glyceraldehyde-3-phosphate dehydrogenase — translated: MIKVAINGYGTIGKRIADAVKAQDDMEVVGVAKTRPNFEAKLAIERGYDLYAAIPEKCDDFEMAGIDIVGTIYDMLGEADIVVDCTPEGMGAKNKPMYEEAEIKAIFEGGEKHDVAGFSFNAECNYAGAIGRDFVRVVSCNTTGLCRVIHPLNEAFGIKKVRAVLVRRATDPGDVKKGPINAIMPDPVKLPSHHGPDVNTVLPEIDITTMAIKVSTTLMHLHTLNIVFDSIPAVDDVKAVLQKRPRIRFVSAADGLTSTASIIEMGRDMGRPRYDVWENCIWEDSIDVEGGELYFFQAIHQESTVIPENVDAIRAMTNLEKSAEKSMQKTNTAMGLG
- a CDS encoding Xaa-Pro peptidase family protein, yielding MMVMRKALLITGNSIHNANMYYFTKFLTSSSMVYIKGDKKEFIVLSQMEVERAKKESKILDIRSTADYGFKEMVKKYGPKKARYELLYKILHEEGISSINVPNDFSFYVAGELKKKGVGIHLAEELDRDREVKSEVEIECITRTQRACEKAMRAALNVIKGADVTSDKLNITSEQVKTIIEHELVDNQCRMEDPIVSCGEQSSNPHCVGSGALLQDAPILIDIFPYHKKERYYADMSRTFLRGTPAPEIKEMYRTVLDAQEVAFNTIRAGVTGEDVHNAVCDLFEERGYGTDRANAKIGFIHSTGHGIGLDIHENPSLSEGGSELRAGNVITVEPGLYDPKFGGVRIEDLVVVTNRGHQNLTKFPKQLVI
- a CDS encoding DNA methyltransferase; the protein is MMEKAEEIQEFWAYDLGQVSNSDITLLDNVQFIYELSLAQLELKSLDVDFEATNGLREFKIANKSAKLEEKIRKRTAYCKSINKKYTDYFQIIQRNRTRSVNQYLTHWIYPYKGKFHPQMIRALLNIIGLEQGDTVLDPFIGSGTTALEAQLLGINCVGIDISPLCVLQSKVKVESIDVLADIINWKERIRDKIGAPLFNTENKTLDETIEVIPEEKVRNFYRMARLVAISDNARRGRNFSNAFLKNLEMMVSSVTDYHQIVKELDLKLGEMDIKVGDSRKLPLDAESIDGIITSPPYSIALDYVVNDAHALKSLGYNLPEIREEFIGVRGKGQDKVNLYNEDMKQSYNEMYRILKPQKFAVIVIGNATYQGRQVKTVEFTIDYMEKIGFKLVRNINKIIFGLYNVMKRENILIFQKTGEINHERRKIHFQT
- the map gene encoding type II methionyl aminopeptidase; translated protein: MMDGEILDKYKQAGKILAEVRSAVVNRVKVDASLLEVAEFVENSIREHGGRPAFPCNISRNDEAAHATPSYNDKSVFGEDMVKLDIGVHVDGYIADTAVTVDLSDNPELVEATEVALKNAIQMIRAGVSTAEIGAVIEESINEFGYKPVANLAGHRLDRYMQHMPPSIPNRRVEHGIVLREGDVIAIEPFATNGAGHVSEGVSTEIYRLKKLKSVRLPAARKLLKDIEEYKTLPFAKRWLPQTRLDFILKQLEAMSIVHPYPVLKEDAGGLISQAEHTIIVEGDGCQIITI
- a CDS encoding alkaline phosphatase family protein, coding for MQTIKVILFLLTICTLLSVASATIVDVDSPAVTRGAVLLIVDGMGSSYIYPEFTPYALDGSALNRANVSNIMLIADGGARVLDIRAPQTSTAPGHSVLVTGYSRADTELVGRGWATIFDVLRVHDYLCLAVMQKGDFKEMRAKQDAILFDASASIRNPSIDMEARPHVPAGLHELMQTWQKRLPNYLDGKEGVERYAAYNGWAIDASNAIIRYMAENHPTQKFLLTVNVGAVDLAGHYLGSERYVKVIEELDRDLYELYQTCIEKDIVLIITADHGMAFPRQGARGGHASDKYADTLEAQRIPLIISGPNVRVGVVESGRQSDIAPTLLSILDVMDTLPYSDGGVILIKEYANLRVVTGSPMDIVLQKDGVVISSVTSDDVTFVGLAFGNYTIFAGPHIERIDIQHDTILEIDVRAVGSHDRLFIAVAMISIIVGGGLVAIWKIMKD
- a CDS encoding A24 family peptidase C-terminal domain-containing protein, which produces MLDIGVMRILVCIPFLLYACYSDLKNRRVSNLVWLPMIGVGAVLALLDFIDHGFISLLNFGLSVMLISAFAYVLFKMGAFGGADAKAIISLAIVVPTFHPIRLFEHSIPLAGIPPLNLFAFSTFGNALILTSVVPFFVFIYNLVHLNRDEMMEKPAYLFLGYKSKISELKNRRHIRLMENYVEEGGRVIRKFSRRGIAIDEEVVETLQRFAKEGKIPERIWITPGLPFMIPLTLGFITAVVYGDFIYLIIISILGT